One window from the genome of Mucilaginibacter ginsenosidivorans encodes:
- a CDS encoding lmo0937 family membrane protein, with translation MRSLLYILAVILVIGWLVGVFAYSATGLIHALLVIAIIAFVLALIRPSTTV, from the coding sequence ATGAGATCATTATTGTATATACTCGCTGTCATCCTCGTTATCGGGTGGCTCGTCGGTGTGTTTGCCTATTCGGCAACAGGATTAATTCACGCTTTGCTGGTGATAGCTATCATCGCTTTTGTATTGGCGCTTATCCGGCCGTCAACAACGGTTTAA
- the bglX gene encoding beta-glucosidase BglX, producing MKNNFIYRSVQKVILLAAMLSPFSFVSAQLKTSDAKMEAFVNGLMSKMTLDEKIGQLNLVTGGQSVTGSAVNKDIEAKIGKGNIGGIFGVWGTNYIKKAQEIAVNNSRLHIPLIFGLDVIHGHRTIFPIPLGMSATWDMALIQRSARIAATEATGEGINWVFSPMVDIARDPRWGRISEGSGEDPWLGSQIARAMIKGYQGNDMTKSDAVMACVKHFALYGGAEAGREYNTVDMSLIKMYQDYLPPYKAALDAGAGSFMSSFNTINGVPATANRWLLTDLLRKQWGFKGFVVSDYTAVNELSAHGLGDLQTVSALALKAGLDMDMVGEGFLTTLKKSLKEGKVTQAEIDQACRRVLEAKYKLGLFANPYKSISADVEAKAEMTDANRKAARETAEHSFVLLKNKGNILPLKKSGTIALVGPLADNHSEMLGTWVVAGDPRKSVSVIDGIKNVVGNDVNILYARGSNFTDDSLLNERSWFFGMRQIKDKRPAQEMIDEAVETAKKADVVVAVVGESANMSGESSSRSDITIPETQRELLKALAKTGKPVVIVLFNGRPLALTWEDKTFDAILDVWAPGTEAGNAIADVLFGNYNPAGKITATFPRSVGQIPIYYNHKNTGRPFDGKGPAKFKSDYLDISNDPLYPFGYGLSYTSFSYGDVKLSKTNLKGNEKLTATVSVTNAGKVAGEEVVQLYISDPVASISRSVKELKGFKKISLQPGEQKEVSFTITPDDLKFYNTQLKYDWEPGKFVVEIGTNSAETRSASVQWTK from the coding sequence ATGAAAAATAATTTTATATACCGTTCGGTACAAAAAGTAATTTTGTTAGCCGCAATGTTGTCGCCCTTCAGCTTTGTATCTGCGCAACTAAAAACTTCCGATGCAAAGATGGAAGCTTTTGTAAACGGCCTGATGAGTAAAATGACGCTCGACGAAAAAATAGGTCAGCTTAACCTGGTAACGGGTGGGCAAAGTGTCACCGGGTCGGCTGTCAATAAGGATATCGAAGCCAAGATAGGCAAGGGCAATATCGGCGGCATATTTGGTGTGTGGGGAACAAATTATATCAAAAAGGCGCAGGAAATAGCAGTTAATAACAGCCGCCTGCATATACCTTTAATATTCGGGCTGGACGTGATACATGGCCACCGCACTATTTTTCCAATCCCGCTGGGGATGTCGGCAACCTGGGATATGGCGCTGATACAACGATCTGCGCGTATCGCAGCTACAGAAGCGACCGGCGAGGGTATCAACTGGGTTTTTTCGCCCATGGTTGATATTGCCCGGGATCCACGCTGGGGGCGCATATCGGAAGGGTCGGGGGAAGATCCATGGCTGGGCTCACAAATAGCCAGGGCCATGATAAAGGGATACCAGGGCAACGATATGACCAAGAGCGATGCGGTAATGGCTTGCGTAAAACACTTTGCGCTATACGGCGGCGCCGAGGCCGGCCGCGAATATAATACGGTTGATATGAGCCTGATCAAAATGTACCAGGATTACCTGCCACCTTACAAAGCCGCACTTGACGCAGGGGCCGGAAGCTTCATGAGTTCGTTCAATACCATCAACGGTGTTCCGGCTACTGCTAATAGGTGGCTGCTAACAGACTTGCTGCGTAAGCAATGGGGTTTTAAAGGTTTTGTTGTTTCGGATTATACCGCAGTTAACGAACTAAGCGCACACGGATTGGGCGACCTGCAAACAGTTTCCGCGCTTGCACTAAAAGCCGGGCTGGATATGGATATGGTAGGCGAGGGCTTCCTTACCACATTGAAAAAATCATTAAAAGAGGGTAAAGTCACCCAGGCCGAGATCGATCAGGCGTGCCGCCGGGTATTGGAAGCTAAATATAAATTGGGATTATTTGCCAATCCTTATAAGTCGATCAGTGCAGATGTTGAAGCAAAAGCAGAAATGACCGATGCAAACCGCAAGGCGGCGAGAGAAACTGCTGAGCATTCGTTTGTACTGTTAAAGAATAAAGGCAACATATTACCACTCAAAAAATCGGGCACTATCGCGCTGGTAGGGCCGCTGGCCGATAACCACTCCGAAATGCTGGGTACCTGGGTAGTGGCCGGCGACCCGAGAAAATCGGTAAGCGTGATCGACGGCATAAAGAATGTGGTGGGTAACGATGTAAATATATTATATGCGCGAGGTTCGAACTTTACTGATGATTCCCTTTTGAATGAACGCTCGTGGTTTTTTGGCATGAGGCAGATAAAAGACAAACGCCCCGCGCAGGAGATGATAGACGAAGCTGTTGAAACGGCAAAGAAAGCAGACGTGGTTGTCGCGGTGGTAGGGGAGTCGGCCAATATGTCGGGTGAGTCATCAAGCCGCTCGGATATAACTATACCGGAAACCCAACGGGAATTATTGAAGGCGCTTGCCAAAACGGGAAAACCTGTTGTTATCGTGCTGTTCAACGGACGGCCCCTGGCGCTGACCTGGGAAGATAAAACGTTTGATGCTATTTTGGACGTTTGGGCACCCGGAACTGAGGCTGGTAATGCTATTGCCGATGTGCTTTTTGGTAACTATAACCCGGCCGGCAAAATAACTGCAACCTTCCCGCGCAGTGTGGGGCAAATACCTATATATTATAACCACAAAAATACAGGCCGGCCATTTGACGGAAAGGGCCCTGCTAAATTTAAGTCGGATTACCTGGATATTTCAAACGATCCTCTTTATCCTTTTGGCTACGGGTTAAGTTATACTTCCTTTAGTTATGGCGACGTAAAACTTAGCAAGACCAATTTGAAGGGAAATGAAAAACTGACCGCAACGGTTTCTGTAACCAATGCAGGTAAAGTTGCCGGCGAGGAGGTGGTACAACTTTATATCAGCGATCCGGTGGCAAGTATCAGCCGGTCGGTAAAGGAACTTAAAGGATTTAAAAAAATAAGCCTGCAGCCCGGCGAACAAAAAGAGGTATCGTTCACCATCACTCCGGACGACCTGAAATTTTACAATACTCAACTTAAATACGACTGGGAACCAGGTAAGTTCGTTGTCGAAATCGGGACGAATTCTGCTGAAACCCGCTCGGCATCAGTACAGTGGACAAAGTAA
- a CDS encoding VOC family protein produces the protein MDSTVNVLNWFEISAADIARAKKFYETIFSITMDEMEMMGMKMAMFPYDPMSGKLSGGLAQSDMHKPSADGVKVYFNGNPDLDTVLLKVEAAGGKVTMPKSKISDDIGYMAFFIDSEGNTIGLHSQN, from the coding sequence ATGGATAGCACAGTAAACGTTTTAAACTGGTTTGAAATATCTGCGGCAGATATTGCCAGGGCTAAAAAATTCTACGAGACGATTTTTTCCATCACTATGGACGAAATGGAAATGATGGGTATGAAAATGGCCATGTTCCCATACGACCCGATGAGCGGTAAGCTATCAGGCGGATTGGCCCAAAGCGACATGCACAAACCCAGCGCTGATGGGGTAAAGGTGTACTTCAACGGCAACCCCGACCTGGATACGGTACTGTTGAAAGTAGAAGCTGCCGGTGGCAAGGTGACCATGCCAAAAAGCAAGATCAGCGATGACATTGGCTACATGGCTTTCTTTATAGACAGCGAGGGGAACACGATCGGGCTGCATTCGCAAAACTGA
- a CDS encoding GlxA family transcriptional regulator, whose protein sequence is MKHVSIVIPQGPIILSSVIGTYKVFNFVNGFMMSKGKNPPFDIHLVGLSKETELYGGLFAIRPDSLISDIKKTDLLMIPAFSGDPCAAMERNQDFIPWIVEQYKHGAEVASLCTGAFLLASTNLLKGKTCTTHWLAADAFRQMFPNITLMPEKLIIDELGIYSSGGAYSFLNLVIYLVEKYCGRDVAVHCSKVMEIEIDRESQSPFVIFSGQKEHSDEPIKKAQIYIERNVGTRITIDQLSEMFAISRRNFERRFKKATSNTPVEYLQRVKIEAAKKSLESGRENVNEVMYAVGYSDHKAFRTIFKKITGLSPIEYRNKYNREAVLN, encoded by the coding sequence ATGAAACACGTATCAATAGTAATTCCGCAGGGGCCCATTATACTTAGCAGCGTCATCGGCACGTACAAAGTTTTTAATTTTGTTAATGGATTTATGATGTCCAAGGGCAAAAACCCTCCTTTCGATATTCATCTTGTAGGGCTAAGTAAGGAGACTGAATTATATGGCGGCCTGTTTGCCATACGCCCGGATTCTCTCATCAGCGACATTAAAAAAACCGATCTGCTGATGATACCGGCGTTTTCGGGCGACCCATGCGCTGCTATGGAGCGTAACCAGGATTTCATTCCCTGGATAGTGGAGCAATATAAACACGGCGCCGAGGTAGCCAGTCTTTGTACCGGGGCGTTCCTGCTGGCATCGACCAACTTACTGAAAGGAAAAACATGCACCACCCATTGGCTGGCTGCCGATGCTTTCCGCCAGATGTTCCCTAACATTACCCTGATGCCCGAAAAACTGATCATCGACGAACTGGGTATATATTCAAGCGGGGGGGCCTATTCGTTCCTTAACCTTGTTATTTATCTTGTCGAAAAATATTGCGGGCGCGATGTGGCGGTACATTGCTCAAAGGTAATGGAGATCGAGATCGACCGCGAGAGCCAGTCGCCCTTTGTTATCTTCAGCGGTCAAAAAGAGCATAGCGACGAACCTATTAAAAAGGCTCAGATATATATCGAACGCAATGTGGGCACCCGGATAACCATCGACCAGTTATCAGAAATGTTTGCCATAAGCCGGCGTAATTTCGAACGGCGCTTTAAAAAGGCCACGTCAAATACACCTGTCGAATACCTGCAGCGCGTAAAGATAGAAGCCGCCAAAAAGAGTCTTGAATCAGGTCGCGAAAACGTGAACGAGGTGATGTACGCGGTAGGGTATTCAGATCATAAGGCTTTTCGTACTATATTCAAAAAGATAACCGGGCTATCGCCGATTGAATACCGTAACAAGTACAACCGCGAGGCTGTGCTTAATTGA
- a CDS encoding NUDIX hydrolase produces the protein MFNKQELIDFCNTARESYLAHISIDCVVFGFHEGQLKVLVLKMKNEQSWYLPGGFVLKNEPIEEAANRILKDRTGLDEIFLQQFHVFGDPERSRPHREMYANMLPPSENWFANRFMTIGYYALVDFIHVTPTPDSHSEACTWCDLADTPQLELDHGIILKSALDTLRLQLNYQPIGYNLMPKEFTMPELQKLYETILDKKLDRRNFQRRMLGFGILTRSEKPRKGGAHKAPYLYSFDLANYQNALKEGLKGGW, from the coding sequence ATGTTTAATAAACAGGAACTTATAGACTTTTGCAATACCGCCAGGGAGAGCTACCTAGCACATATTTCTATCGATTGTGTGGTATTTGGATTTCATGAAGGGCAGCTGAAAGTGCTCGTGCTTAAAATGAAAAACGAGCAGTCGTGGTATTTGCCGGGGGGATTTGTATTAAAAAACGAGCCCATTGAGGAAGCCGCCAACCGTATTTTGAAGGACCGGACCGGGCTCGACGAAATATTTTTACAGCAATTTCATGTATTCGGCGACCCCGAACGTTCGAGGCCCCACCGCGAAATGTACGCCAACATGTTGCCACCATCTGAAAATTGGTTTGCCAACAGGTTTATGACCATAGGTTATTACGCGCTGGTTGATTTTATCCATGTTACGCCAACCCCTGATAGCCATTCAGAGGCCTGTACCTGGTGCGACCTGGCTGATACCCCTCAACTGGAACTTGACCACGGCATTATATTGAAATCGGCCCTTGATACCCTACGGCTGCAATTGAACTACCAGCCCATAGGCTATAACCTGATGCCCAAGGAGTTTACCATGCCCGAACTGCAGAAGCTATATGAGACTATTCTTGATAAGAAACTTGACAGGCGTAATTTTCAGAGGCGCATGCTTGGGTTTGGCATACTTACCCGGTCGGAGAAACCACGGAAAGGCGGGGCGCACAAAGCACCCTACCTCTACTCGTTCGACCTGGCCAATTACCAGAATGCCCTAAAGGAGGGGTTAAAGGGCGGCTGGTAA
- a CDS encoding SusC/RagA family TonB-linked outer membrane protein, whose amino-acid sequence MFKSLLQKGRTMCLLVLCTLSSLVVTAQTKITGKVIGGDDKQPVIGATIKIKGTNTGVVTDVNGNFTLSGKVGYVLIVSYIGYQPKSVTVNSADLGTITLEVTNSTLNEVVVTGYSSQRKKDIAGAVAVVDLTDAKKIPTGGSTDQILQGQAAGVSVVTSGQPGGGSSVLIRGISNLGNSQPLYVIDGVQTGSMSDLNPNDIESIQILKDASAAIYGVSGGNGVIIITTKHGKAGASTLTYDAYYGTQVPKGGNVFNIASPAGQSKIAYLAGDATAQQKIYPGGPGTVPEYGYQGPGGVAGVAGGTGAPAVGDLLSKYNFNASDHSQDFLIQKFNQAGTDWFHELFKAAPEQYHTVTASGANDKNAYYFSLGFLDQQGTQQFSYFKRYEARINTNFNIAHNIRVGETGYLFYSETPSGKGALSNQNEGAPISMVYREFPQIPVYDISGVNYGGGYDGPGGEPLGNASNPVAQAAQLLNQHHKTWNIQGNVFAEVDFLKHFTAHMSMGGNVANDYYYGFGTPQYQDYESHGGSNSVYEGASYFSNYNWTNTIKYSQIFGKHTVNALVGFEQKLRQGRYVGGNGTHLFSTDPAYASLSAATADKTYFSGQNQPEVIQSFFATLDYNYNSKYYVSAVVRRDGSSKFYPGHQWGTFPALSLAWRISQEDFLKSVTWIDDMKIRASYGVAGSDFNSGGANGYNAYGSDPGNGYYAINGAGVTSQGFFASFDGNEKTSWEKDKTLNFGLDASLFHHLEVTLDIYKKTVSGLLFPASLPGTLGAPSSNPPSVNNGNVENKGIDLAVAYHGNVGNDFRFNVGANITAYKNKVVSMPKAFQDEAGTRVLPIVRQQPGHPIGAFYGFKTNGFYSAADITNANVPKYAGAAEGSFKYVDVNGDGQITDADRTFIGNPNADFTYGINLGATYKQWDFSAVLYGSYGNDVYNYTLYWTDFYGSFNGAKSNDLLTKSYGAPGVTNPILPIATYTNTMGSTQTSSFYVSSGSFLKVRVAQIGYTFDPKLIKAVGVNKLRLYVQATNPFTITKYKGLDPELPAAGGANDFGIDYGNYPSNQRQYIVGVSLTF is encoded by the coding sequence ATGTTTAAAAGTTTACTTCAAAAAGGAAGGACGATGTGCTTGCTGGTACTATGCACCCTTTCCTCGTTGGTAGTTACAGCCCAAACAAAGATTACAGGTAAAGTCATCGGCGGCGATGACAAGCAACCTGTAATTGGCGCTACCATCAAAATCAAAGGTACTAACACAGGTGTTGTGACGGACGTTAATGGTAACTTTACGCTCAGCGGAAAAGTAGGCTATGTATTGATCGTATCATACATTGGCTACCAACCCAAGTCGGTTACCGTAAATTCCGCCGACCTTGGTACCATTACCCTTGAGGTGACCAACAGCACACTGAATGAAGTTGTTGTTACCGGTTACTCTTCCCAGCGTAAAAAGGATATCGCCGGCGCTGTTGCCGTTGTTGACCTGACAGACGCTAAGAAGATCCCTACAGGTGGTAGTACAGATCAGATACTGCAGGGCCAGGCAGCAGGTGTTTCCGTAGTAACAAGCGGACAACCTGGTGGTGGTAGCTCGGTATTGATCCGTGGTATATCAAACCTTGGTAACTCTCAGCCGCTGTATGTTATCGATGGTGTTCAGACAGGCTCTATGTCGGATCTGAACCCGAACGACATCGAAAGTATCCAGATACTGAAAGATGCCTCCGCAGCTATTTATGGTGTTTCGGGTGGTAACGGTGTTATTATTATAACAACCAAGCACGGTAAAGCAGGTGCTTCGACACTTACTTACGACGCATATTATGGTACGCAGGTACCTAAAGGCGGTAACGTGTTCAACATCGCTTCGCCTGCTGGTCAGTCAAAGATCGCTTACCTTGCAGGTGACGCTACTGCTCAGCAGAAAATTTATCCGGGCGGCCCAGGCACAGTGCCTGAATATGGCTACCAGGGCCCGGGCGGTGTAGCCGGCGTAGCCGGCGGCACTGGTGCTCCGGCAGTTGGCGATCTGCTTTCGAAATATAACTTCAATGCGAGCGATCATAGCCAGGACTTCCTGATCCAAAAATTCAACCAGGCAGGTACTGATTGGTTCCACGAATTGTTTAAAGCCGCTCCAGAGCAGTATCATACCGTAACTGCCAGCGGTGCGAATGACAAAAATGCCTACTATTTTTCGTTAGGATTTCTTGATCAGCAGGGTACACAGCAGTTCAGTTATTTCAAGCGTTATGAAGCACGTATTAATACTAACTTTAATATCGCTCATAATATACGTGTAGGTGAGACTGGATACTTATTCTATTCTGAAACTCCAAGTGGTAAAGGCGCATTGTCAAACCAGAATGAAGGCGCTCCAATCTCAATGGTTTATCGCGAATTTCCTCAGATACCTGTTTATGATATCAGCGGTGTAAACTACGGCGGTGGTTACGACGGCCCGGGTGGTGAACCTTTGGGTAATGCATCAAACCCTGTAGCACAGGCTGCACAACTTTTAAACCAACATCATAAAACCTGGAATATACAAGGTAACGTATTTGCGGAAGTTGACTTCCTGAAGCACTTTACCGCACACATGAGTATGGGTGGTAATGTTGCGAACGATTATTACTATGGCTTCGGCACACCTCAATACCAGGATTATGAGTCGCACGGCGGCAGTAACTCTGTTTACGAGGGCGCCAGCTACTTCAGCAATTACAACTGGACGAATACAATAAAGTATTCCCAGATATTTGGCAAGCATACCGTTAATGCTTTGGTTGGTTTCGAGCAGAAACTTCGTCAGGGCAGGTATGTAGGCGGCAATGGAACACACTTGTTCTCTACCGACCCGGCATACGCCAGCTTAAGTGCAGCAACTGCTGATAAAACTTATTTTAGCGGGCAAAATCAGCCGGAAGTTATTCAATCCTTTTTTGCTACACTCGATTATAACTACAACAGTAAATATTATGTTAGCGCTGTAGTACGTCGTGATGGTTCTTCGAAGTTTTATCCCGGCCATCAGTGGGGTACATTCCCTGCGCTTTCACTGGCCTGGAGAATATCCCAGGAAGACTTCCTGAAATCAGTGACCTGGATTGATGACATGAAGATCCGCGCCAGTTATGGTGTTGCCGGTAGCGACTTTAACTCCGGTGGTGCCAATGGTTACAATGCTTATGGTTCTGATCCGGGCAATGGTTATTATGCCATCAATGGAGCCGGTGTAACTTCACAGGGTTTCTTTGCATCATTTGACGGTAACGAAAAAACAAGCTGGGAAAAGGATAAAACCTTAAACTTTGGTTTGGATGCATCATTGTTCCATCATTTGGAAGTAACACTTGATATTTATAAGAAAACCGTTAGCGGTCTATTGTTCCCAGCATCATTACCGGGTACTTTGGGCGCACCAAGTTCAAACCCGCCTTCAGTTAACAATGGTAACGTTGAGAACAAAGGTATTGACCTGGCCGTTGCTTATCATGGCAATGTTGGTAACGATTTTAGGTTTAACGTTGGTGCTAACATTACCGCTTACAAAAACAAGGTTGTTAGTATGCCTAAAGCGTTCCAGGACGAAGCAGGCACACGTGTGCTGCCGATCGTTCGCCAGCAACCAGGCCACCCAATTGGTGCCTTCTATGGATTTAAAACCAACGGGTTCTATAGTGCTGCTGATATAACCAATGCCAATGTGCCTAAATATGCAGGCGCTGCAGAAGGTTCATTCAAATATGTTGACGTAAATGGCGATGGCCAGATCACCGATGCTGACCGTACTTTCATTGGTAACCCTAATGCCGATTTTACTTACGGTATCAACCTGGGTGCAACATACAAGCAATGGGATTTCTCAGCTGTGTTGTACGGTTCTTATGGCAACGATGTATACAACTACACTTTGTACTGGACCGATTTCTACGGATCGTTTAATGGTGCAAAATCGAACGACCTGTTGACAAAATCATACGGTGCTCCGGGTGTAACTAACCCGATATTGCCAATTGCAACTTATACCAATACAATGGGCTCAACCCAAACCAGTTCGTTTTACGTATCTTCAGGATCGTTCCTGAAAGTTAGGGTTGCTCAAATAGGTTATACATTTGATCCAAAGCTGATAAAAGCAGTAGGTGTTAACAAATTGCGCTTATATGTGCAGGCAACCAATCCTTTCACTATTACCAAATATAAGGGCTTGGATCCTGAGCTTCCTGCAGCTGGTGGTGCGAATGATTTTGGTATTGATTATGGTAACTACCCTAGCAACCAAAGGCAATATATAGTAGGTGTTAGTTTAACATTCTAA
- a CDS encoding RagB/SusD family nutrient uptake outer membrane protein, with protein MKNSMFKFIIPAALVFLTVSYSCKKLLNQPVVNQLSPSVLATKAGVDGLLIGAYATLEMNSNITVGGTWGASPSNWHFGGIASDDANKGSNATDQPDAAQIMNHSVDGSNHYVLEKWTVCLAGVQRANDVIRELPLVQDGSVSAEYAKEATAEAKFIRGVMNLELAKIFRNVPYVDESVTYSAGNYNVGNPGPIWDKIEADFAAAVADLPETQAQAGRANKYAAEAFLGEAYMFDHNYAAAKTALTDVINNGKTNAGVKYALNANFNDNFNANMKNGPEAVFAIQMAVNDGSSGANGNPGDVLNWPAAGPTGCCGFYQPSFTMVDAFKVDAVTGLPLINADGSMGNFDTTPLKSDQGVLSEDATYMPDQTTPVDPRLDWTAGRRGIPFLDYGIMPGASWARAQGDAGPYINMKNVYKQSQAATASQSYGGWAPGQASAMNFNMIRFSEVLLWAAECEVEVGSQLQAQTYVNMVRSRMADHPENWVKGRLTGYTGGDAGKPIVDNSQNAANYKIGLYTTQIATGSKEFARQAVWFERRLELAMEGKRFFDLQRYDGLYGGPEPAGYMAGVLNAYIAKNTAYPTAFFANTVLKNATFTAGRNEIYPIPTSEISSEQGALKQNPNYP; from the coding sequence ATGAAAAATTCAATGTTTAAATTTATTATCCCGGCTGCATTGGTCTTTCTTACGGTGTCTTATTCCTGTAAGAAATTACTGAACCAGCCGGTGGTAAACCAGCTAAGCCCTTCGGTTCTGGCAACCAAAGCCGGTGTGGACGGTTTACTGATTGGCGCCTATGCTACCCTGGAGATGAACTCCAACATTACTGTAGGTGGTACATGGGGCGCTTCGCCAAGTAACTGGCATTTTGGAGGCATTGCTTCTGACGACGCTAACAAGGGATCAAACGCAACTGACCAGCCCGATGCTGCTCAGATCATGAACCACAGCGTTGACGGTTCAAACCACTATGTTTTGGAAAAATGGACGGTTTGTTTGGCAGGCGTACAGCGTGCAAATGACGTTATCCGCGAGCTTCCTTTAGTACAGGACGGTTCAGTTAGCGCTGAGTATGCTAAAGAGGCAACCGCCGAAGCTAAATTTATCCGCGGCGTAATGAACCTTGAATTAGCAAAAATATTCAGGAATGTTCCTTATGTTGACGAATCGGTAACTTATTCAGCCGGTAACTATAATGTTGGTAACCCAGGCCCTATATGGGATAAGATAGAAGCCGACTTTGCCGCTGCTGTTGCTGATTTGCCTGAAACTCAAGCTCAGGCCGGCCGTGCTAATAAATATGCTGCCGAAGCATTTTTAGGTGAGGCATATATGTTTGATCACAATTACGCCGCAGCGAAAACTGCATTGACAGATGTGATAAACAATGGTAAAACAAATGCTGGCGTAAAATATGCTTTAAACGCCAACTTCAATGATAACTTTAATGCCAACATGAAAAATGGTCCGGAAGCAGTTTTCGCTATCCAGATGGCAGTGAATGATGGTTCAAGCGGAGCAAACGGTAACCCCGGCGACGTACTTAACTGGCCGGCAGCAGGTCCTACCGGATGTTGCGGTTTCTATCAGCCTTCGTTCACCATGGTTGACGCATTTAAGGTTGATGCCGTTACCGGGCTTCCGTTAATAAATGCCGATGGCAGCATGGGTAATTTTGACACGACCCCGTTAAAGTCAGACCAGGGTGTTTTATCAGAGGATGCTACATACATGCCAGATCAAACCACCCCTGTTGACCCACGTTTGGATTGGACAGCAGGTAGAAGAGGTATCCCTTTCCTTGATTACGGTATTATGCCGGGTGCAAGCTGGGCTCGTGCCCAGGGCGATGCTGGTCCGTATATCAACATGAAAAATGTCTACAAACAAAGCCAGGCTGCTACAGCGAGCCAGTCTTATGGTGGTTGGGCCCCTGGCCAGGCGTCAGCTATGAACTTTAACATGATCCGTTTTTCGGAAGTGTTGTTATGGGCTGCTGAATGCGAGGTTGAGGTTGGTAGCCAACTACAGGCACAAACTTATGTAAATATGGTACGCTCGCGTATGGCTGATCATCCTGAGAACTGGGTAAAAGGTCGTTTGACCGGTTACACCGGCGGCGATGCAGGCAAACCAATTGTAGACAACTCTCAGAATGCAGCAAACTACAAAATTGGTTTATATACAACTCAAATCGCAACGGGTTCAAAAGAATTTGCCCGTCAGGCCGTATGGTTTGAAAGAAGACTGGAACTTGCAATGGAAGGGAAACGTTTCTTTGACCTGCAACGTTATGACGGCTTATACGGTGGTCCTGAGCCTGCGGGTTATATGGCCGGAGTATTAAATGCATATATCGCAAAAAATACAGCCTACCCAACAGCGTTCTTTGCAAACACAGTATTAAAGAATGCAACCTTTACCGCAGGAAGGAATGAGATCTATCCTATTCCGACAAGTGAAATCAGCTCAGAGCAAGGTGCTTTAAAACAAAATCCAAATTATCCGTGA
- a CDS encoding PA2169 family four-helix-bundle protein: METTKETLELLNDLVLINNDRIEGFERAIKELKESGEGLNLEPVFLKFIDDSRRYKMEIGTEIQALGKDIEQGTSASGKLHRAWIAVKETFTGHDLHSLLEECERGEDAIKKAYEDALMGEVLPAYVIDLLDAQLQGILEAHDEIKTMRDSVPH, from the coding sequence ATGGAAACTACGAAAGAAACATTGGAGTTACTGAACGACCTGGTATTGATCAACAACGACCGTATAGAGGGCTTTGAACGCGCGATAAAAGAATTGAAGGAAAGCGGCGAGGGGTTGAACCTTGAACCGGTGTTCCTGAAGTTTATCGACGACAGCCGGCGGTACAAGATGGAGATAGGTACCGAGATTCAGGCGCTGGGTAAAGACATTGAGCAGGGTACAAGTGCCAGCGGTAAACTGCACCGTGCCTGGATAGCTGTAAAAGAAACCTTTACCGGCCATGATTTGCACAGCCTGCTGGAAGAATGTGAGCGGGGCGAGGATGCGATAAAGAAAGCTTACGAAGATGCGCTGATGGGCGAGGTGCTTCCGGCTTATGTTATTGATCTGCTGGATGCACAGCTACAGGGCATATTGGAGGCCCATGACGAAATTAAAACGATGCGCGATAGCGTGCCCCATTAA